The genomic interval CCTGGAATGAATTAGGTAAATTATTGGATAATGAGCATAGCAGGTACCATCATTTTATTTTTATCTGTATTACTGCATGAATTATCACACTCCATAGTAGCAAAATCTTATGGGATTCGAGTCAGACAAATAATGCTATTTATTTTTGGAGGAGTTTCAGATATTGAAGAACCCAAAGAGTTTAAAAAAGAGTTAAAAATGGCAATAGCAGGACCTGCAGTAAGTCTTGTTCTCTCGGCTATATTTGCAGTATTTTGGTGGCTCACCGCAATACCAATTACCTCAACATCAATAGATGATTTTTATGATGCGGCATTAATCATGATCAATGGGATATTTTTCTACTCGTCTTTTCTAAACCTAATTTTAGGAATTTTCAACCTT from Candidatus Nitrosocosmicus hydrocola carries:
- a CDS encoding site-2 protease family protein, encoding MSIAGTIILFLSVLLHELSHSIVAKSYGIRVRQIMLFIFGGVSDIEEPKEFKKELKMAIAGPAVSLVLSAIFAVFWWLTAIPITSTSIDDFYDAALIMINGIFFYSSFLNLILGIFNLVPAFSVDGGRIL